ACGACCTCGGTCAGTCTCGGCGAGGGCAATGCGCTGAATGTCGCCGGTGCTGTCGCCACGGCCGATTCGGAATACACGCCGCTGGCCTTTTCGGCCGATGGCGATCTGAACGCGCAGGTCGCGTTTGTCGGATATGGATTCGCAATCGAGGAGGACTCGCTGAGCTGGCTCGACTACGCCGATATCGATGTTCGCGACCGTTGGGTCATGGTCCTGCGCGGCGATCCCGACCCGAGCAACCCGCACAGCACCTTTGCGATGCACAGCGACCTGCGGCACAAGGTGCTGACAGCACAGGACAAAGGCGCAGCAGGAATTCTCTTTGTCTCCGGCGCGGAGTTCGATCCCGAAGACGCGCTGATTCCGCTCTACTACGACCAGAGCAAGTCGCGCGCGCAGATTCCGGCGCTCAATATCAAGCGCGTGATAGCGGACAAACTGCTGGAATCAACCGGCAACACCATCGCCGATCTCGAAAAACAGATCATGGAGGAACGTCGGTCGCAGAGCTTTGCCATCGATAAGTCGGTCACGGCCTCAGTCCGTGTCGTGCAAAATCAGGTCTCGACCAGCAACGTCGTCGCCTTCCTCGAAGGCAGCGACCGCAAGCTGCGCGAGGATGTGATCGTCATCGGCGCGCACTACGACCACCTCGGCTACGGCGGGCCGCATTCGGGATCGCGCCGTCCTGATACGGTCGCCATTCACAACGGCGCCGACGACAACGCCTCCGGCGTCGCCGCATTGCTGGAGATGGCGCAGTATCTCTCCGACCGTTCCGATCAACTGCGCCGCAGTGTGCTTTTCATCGCCTTCTCGGCCGAGGAAATGGGCGTCATCGGTTCGAAATACTTCGTGAACGACTGCCCCATCGATCGTTCGCGCATCAAATACATGCTCAACCTCGACATGGTCGGACGTTACGACGAAGACAAAGACGCATTGCGCATCGGCGGCACCGGCACGGCCTGGGGCATGGAGGATTACCTCAAGATGATCGCGCTGCGTCATGGCGTGCCGTTGGAGATGTCGCCGGAAGGATTCGGGCCGTCGGATCATGCGTCGTTTTATGTCGAAGACATTCCGGTCCTGTTCTTCTTCACCGGCGCGCACGATCAGTATCATACGCCCGAAGACGATGCCGACCTTGTGCTCTACGACGGCATGGAAACGATCGCCTCGTTTGTGGCCGATGTCACCATGGCGCTGGCGAGTCGCGGCACCACGATGGCGTTTCAGGAAGCCGGACCGAAGGAACAGCAGGCGGCGCGGACCCGTCTGCGCGTCACGCTCGGCATCATGCCCGATTACGGCGCCTCCGAAGGCACCGAGGGACTGCGTGTCGATGCGGTACTTGACGACCGTCCGGCGAAGCGAGCCGGGATGCTCAAGGGCGATGTCATCGTCGCGGTCGAAGGCAAACAGGTGACGAACATTTACGATTACATGTACCGTCTCGCCGAACTGCGCCCCGGCCAGCGCGCGACCGTCGATGTCATGCGCAGCGGCGCAAAGGTCGTGCTGATCGTCGATTTGTGATCCACGATGCGTTATAACGATGACATACTGCAGGGGCACGGCGCGCCGTGCCCCTACGCATTTGAGGGAGACTCACTATGCCCGACAAACCCGAATATGCACCCGGCACGATCGTCTGGACTGATCTGACAATCCCCGACGCCGCCACAATCCGCGACTTCTACAGCGCCGTGGTCGGCTGGAAACACTCCCCCGTCGACATGAAGGGTTATTCCGATTACAACATGGAGAGTCCTGCCGACGGCACCCCGGTCGTCGGAGTCTGCCACGCGCGCGGCAGCAATGCCAATCTCCCCGCGCGTTGGCTCATCTACATTGTAGTCGCCGACCTTGACGCCAGCATCAAACACTGCACCGAACTGGGCGGGAAAGTGATCGATGGCCCGCGCGGCGCCGGCAACAACCGCTTCTGCTGCATTCAGGATCCGGCCGGGGCGTATTGCTGTCTGGTGCAGTGACCGTCGGCTCGAATCAACATCCAAGGAAAAGATTGTCATTCCGAACCCGACCCCGCACGCGGTGCGGGGGAGCGGTGAGGAATGACAGTAGACGACCCATGCACCGAAGTGACCCTGACGGGGCTTTATCCGTCAGCGGCCGCATCTGTCACCTTGATGAGACAGAGTCATGTCCATCCGGGTCGTGCGCTTCCCTGTCGATGCACCTTTGAATGTGTTTTGGGGAGGTGAAAGCTTCCGCATGTCCCGAGCATAGCCGAGGGACCGAGCCCATCTTTGGATCTCACAAAGACCACGCCCCATCCCTCACGGGACAGGGCGTGTTAGTGACGGCGTACAACCCCTCGTCGCCTGAGGCGACCAAGTCGGTCATTAGAACGCGATTGCGGTCTGCAGGTAGACCATGTCGTTGGACGAGCCCTCGGCCAATTGATACTCGGCCCGCACGTGCGCGAAACGGTGCACGCGATATCCGCCGCCGAACGATCCGCACATCAGCGTTTCATCGGCCATGATCCCCAGCGGATAGACTTCCGATCCTTCGGGACGGTACGCATCGAGCCGCACCACGCCATACAGGGCGCCGTGTGTCCAGGCCCCCTGCATGTAATAGCCGACGTCGGTCTGGCGGTCGCTCATACGGTCGTGTTCGTGGCTGATGAACTCGCCCTTCAATTCGAGATGCTCGAATTGGGCGGTCAGATCGAAAATCCAAAAGCGTTCGGCCAGACGGTCATCATCGGTGTACCCGGCGGCGTATGAGGTCCCGAATTCGAAGTTCGCATTCATCACCAGTCCGAATCGCGCGCCGAACGCCTCGGTGGGAACGATCGCGCCCAGTGCGTCATTCTCGGCGGTCAATGGGGTCGGCTCACGAATCGGCAGTCGTAACGCCGGCGATGTCCCGAATCCATTGACCGCGGAGATCGACCAGTTCGACCAGGTCGTACGGCCGTAGAACTCCACGCCGACGTCGTTCCAGCCACGGTGCGTGTTGGCCACGACGACCGGAACCGATACCAGCTTGCGATCGAACGATGAATACACGCGCCAGTCCAGGCCGACCGGGACATCGAACTGTCCGATGCGAAACGCAGCATGGGTGATGCCCGCCGGGTCGCGTCGTGGGACGCCTTCGGGCCAGTCGAAGACAGTCCAATTGACATACGCCTCGTCGATGACAAACTCCTCATCGAGATCGTAAGCGACCTGCACCGCGCCCGCCCACTGCCTGTTGAACTGACTGGAAACATCGAAGGTCAGTTGGCCGACGCTGAAATCATTGCGTCCCAGCGCGGCATCGCGTCCGACCGCCTGCACATCGAGATGCCCGCCGATCTGCAGGTCGGGACCGGTCGTGTCTTGTGCCAGCGACAGCTTGATCGGGCTGACCACCAGCACGGCGAGCATCACGATGGCGCGCGACCAGGCGCCGCCCGGCCACGCGCTGCCGGGCTCGTAATCGGAACCCCCGGTGGCGGGGACTCCTTGATTGTTGTCTGCGCACCGCATCGTCTCCCTCTCCGTTCCCGCATTCCGTCCCGCCGACACCTCAGGCGTGACCGTGCGTGATCCAGAGTCCGTGCAACCGCGCTGCCGCGCGGAAGCTGCACCGAATATGGGCAGTCAGATTCGCATACGCGCATGGAGCGACAAGCAGTTAGAACATCCGCATAAAGCATTTGTTCAGATGCTGAACAGGGGTTGATCAATCAAAAAACAGGCGGCCCTCCCATACGTGATGGGAGGGCCGCCATAGGGGGATCGAGCATTCAGACGCGTGTCACGGCGCCGAGAATTCGACCTTTTCGAAATCGTCCCAATCGAGTTCTTCCAAGTCACCCTCATCGGTTTCGACAAAGACGCCCTTGTTGTCCTCGTCGACGTCGTTGGAGCCGCGCAGTTCAAATGACATCCCGTTGCGGAGTGTCACCTGACAGCCGCGCCGCGAGAGCCGCTTGATCGACGCGATTGCGCCGAATTCGATATCAGCGCCGAAGCCCTGCGTTTCGCCGTTGAGAAACTCCCAGGAGTAGCGCTCGTCGTTGTCCCAGGTAATCTCCCCGGTGTACGAGTCGCCCCATTCGCTGGTGACGGTACCGCGCAGGCGGCGTCCGCCGTCGAAACGGTCGTAGGTCGCCATGGCGCCCGCCGGAGCGGTCACAAAGTCGATGCGCCGGAAATTGTCCCACTCGACTTCCAGTCGTCCGAGATCGGCGATGACGATGCTGATGCCGCGATTGCCGCTGTCGACGTCGTTGGAGCCCGTCAATCTCATGTCACGCCCGTTGGCGAGCTGCACGAGGCATCCGTCGGAACCGCGCTTCTCGATGGCGGCAATGCGACCGAAACGGATCTCGCGGTCACGACCGTCTTCGTCGCCGTCCAAGACGTCGGTCGTGTAGATTTCATCGGCGTCCCAGACGATGAATCCGGTGTGGGTCTCGTCGTCTTCTGTCGTCACGCGGCCATAGAGCCGTTCGACGCGATCATCCGATGGCGTGTAGTCATCGGGTTCGGGAAAAAACTCGACATGCTCGACATCGCGCCACTCCATCTCGAGAATGCCTTCGCCTTCGACATCCATGACGATTCCGCGATTGTCTGAGCCCAGGTCGGAGCCGGAGCCCTCGAAACGGAGGACTTCGCCGTTCTTGAGCGTGACCAGCGCCCGATCGCGGGAACGCGGCTCGATGCTCTTGATGTGGCCGAAGCGCAGTTGCGCCGAGGAGCTGGAACTCCAGCCCCAGCCCTCTTCTTCATAAATCTTCAGGCCGAACAGCGAGACTTTCTTGCGCTGCGACGCACGGCGTGGGGTGTACGGCTGCTCTTCGTCCTTGGTGGCGTCGAGGATGTCATCCCAGAATCCCTCGTTCTGATCCCACCGGATTCGGCCCGTGTATTGATCGCCCCATTCCGTCGTGATCGTGCCGAAGATAAAACCCTGATCGGCGGCGGAGGCAATCTGCGAGGCGGCGATCACGACGACGATGGCGGCCAGTCCGGCCAGTGTGCGCATTACCCCTCCTTAAGAAGCCATGACGGCCCCGCTGATACCTACGGGCACGCGGCACGAAAGTTTCAGCGGGTGCGGGACCGCGACGCGATCGAGATGGGCTGTGACAAAGCTCTGGCAATTCGCCGGTCACGGCCTTATTTCGCAGCATCCGGCCGTCGGGAACGCCGGAGACGAGGGCACAGTTGAGCGACAATCGAATCATTCTCTCCGGTATGCAGCCCACCGGCCGCCTGCATCTGGGCAATTACGAGGGCGCGCTGAAGAACTGGGTGGCCCTGCAGGATGAATTCGAGATGTACGCCTGCATCGTCGACTGGCACGCACTGACATCGGATTTTAAGGACACGTCCGAGCTCCCCGAGCGGATTCGCCAGATGGCGATCGACTACCTCGCCGCCGGTCTCGACCCGGAGCGGACCGCGATCTTCGTACAATCGCACGTCAAAGAACACGCCGAGCTGCACCTGCTGTTTTCGATGATCATTCCCGTTCCCTGGCTGGAACGGGTCCCCAGCTACAAGGACAAGGCGACGGAGTTGGGGCTGGATTCTTACGGCTTCCTCGGCTACCCGCTGTTGCAGGCGGCCGACATTCTGATTTACCGCGCCGGATGGGTCCCGGTCGGCAAAGACCAATTGCCGCACATCGAGCTGACGCGCGAAGTGGCGCGGCGATTCAACACGCTCTATGGCGACGTTTTCCCCGAGCCGCAGGCGAAGCTGACGCACTTTCCCGCGGTGCCGGGTCTCGACGGACGCAAAATGAGCAAGTCGTACGAGAATGAGATATCGCTCTCGCACTCCGAAGACGAGACGCGGAAACGTCTCAAGCGGATGTTCACCGATCCGCAAAAGCTGCGCAAGGGCGATCCGGGCCGTCCCGAAATCTGCCCCGTCTATGCGCTGCAGACGATCTACAATCCCGGCCATGAGACCGAGATCGCGCCGCCGTGCCGCACCGGCGCATTGGGGTGTGTCGACTGCAAAATGACGCTTGCCGACAAGCTCAATGATACGCTCCGCCCGATCCGTCGGCGTCGCACCGAATTGGAAGGCGATCCGGCGACGGTCGAGCAGGCGCTGACGGTCGGCGCCGACCGGGCACGTGCGCGGGCCTCGGCGACGATGGTCAAAGTGCGGAAAGCGATGCATCTGGGCACGTAGGTGCAATCCCTCAGACGGTCAGCCCAAGGGCTGACCCGCACGATGGGGCGATGCATCTGGGCACGTAGGTACAATCCCTCAGAGGTC
This genomic window from Candidatus Zixiibacteriota bacterium contains:
- a CDS encoding M20/M25/M40 family metallo-hydrolase translates to MKNSIVLLPMVLLLGSCTYQPQPTGDGRADTGPAISVPELKEHVYHLASDELEGRKPGTEGGSKAAEYIRAEFIRYGLVMLGDHGYQPFDVTTSVSLGEGNALNVAGAVATADSEYTPLAFSADGDLNAQVAFVGYGFAIEEDSLSWLDYADIDVRDRWVMVLRGDPDPSNPHSTFAMHSDLRHKVLTAQDKGAAGILFVSGAEFDPEDALIPLYYDQSKSRAQIPALNIKRVIADKLLESTGNTIADLEKQIMEERRSQSFAIDKSVTASVRVVQNQVSTSNVVAFLEGSDRKLREDVIVIGAHYDHLGYGGPHSGSRRPDTVAIHNGADDNASGVAALLEMAQYLSDRSDQLRRSVLFIAFSAEEMGVIGSKYFVNDCPIDRSRIKYMLNLDMVGRYDEDKDALRIGGTGTAWGMEDYLKMIALRHGVPLEMSPEGFGPSDHASFYVEDIPVLFFFTGAHDQYHTPEDDADLVLYDGMETIASFVADVTMALASRGTTMAFQEAGPKEQQAARTRLRVTLGIMPDYGASEGTEGLRVDAVLDDRPAKRAGMLKGDVIVAVEGKQVTNIYDYMYRLAELRPGQRATVDVMRSGAKVVLIVDL
- a CDS encoding VOC family protein — translated: MPDKPEYAPGTIVWTDLTIPDAATIRDFYSAVVGWKHSPVDMKGYSDYNMESPADGTPVVGVCHARGSNANLPARWLIYIVVADLDASIKHCTELGGKVIDGPRGAGNNRFCCIQDPAGAYCCLVQ
- the trpS gene encoding tryptophan--tRNA ligase; amino-acid sequence: MSDNRIILSGMQPTGRLHLGNYEGALKNWVALQDEFEMYACIVDWHALTSDFKDTSELPERIRQMAIDYLAAGLDPERTAIFVQSHVKEHAELHLLFSMIIPVPWLERVPSYKDKATELGLDSYGFLGYPLLQAADILIYRAGWVPVGKDQLPHIELTREVARRFNTLYGDVFPEPQAKLTHFPAVPGLDGRKMSKSYENEISLSHSEDETRKRLKRMFTDPQKLRKGDPGRPEICPVYALQTIYNPGHETEIAPPCRTGALGCVDCKMTLADKLNDTLRPIRRRRTELEGDPATVEQALTVGADRARARASATMVKVRKAMHLGT